One stretch of Arachis hypogaea cultivar Tifrunner chromosome 20, arahy.Tifrunner.gnm2.J5K5, whole genome shotgun sequence DNA includes these proteins:
- the LOC112783123 gene encoding putative serine/threonine-protein kinase-like protein CCR3, whose product MMTPLSSSEILRLSAAVIFTLSLLIPTSHALGSGATLAVTDASDTVCGVVAGESTQRIECSRLGSQLVPAVPPNISFSTVSGGATFFCGLRSGNRTLLCWNTITTTNGTFTPKRLYNNDTVLLENLAVGETHVCATVVGAGTVTCWRTSKTFKSPSRSLQFSSISSGSGFSCGILKNSSQVRCWGETVISRVIENGFKNMSMWSIVAGGSHVCGLNSTGFLVCIGNNDNFGQLDVPKNEAWEFGELALGASHGCALRKLNGTGSVVCWGGDGNFTSEVTKGVSFEVIVSGSNFTCGLVTRNLSVLCWGPGWPNNNGSRFELPLPSVLPGPCVQSSCDSCGPYPDSQSLCSDSDSNICKPCWPPIQAPAAAMVPSSLPPGPAPRQRSRSRTLTRGLLAFAIVGSVGAVAGICTIVYCLWNGVCFGKKKVHNSVQPTITRGSSTSSGVSNNSRNNSRPLSRTSTIMRQGSRIMRRQRSGTSSTKHPDRAEEFALAELIAATDNFSPENKIGAGSFGVVYRGKLVDGREVAIKRGEIGSKLKKFQEKESAFQSELSFLSRLHHKHLVRLVGFCEEKEERLLVYDYMKNGALYDHLHAKNNVEKSSSVLNSWKMRIKIALDASRGIEYLHNYAVPSIIHRDIKSSNILLDANWTARVSDFGLSLMSPEPDRDHRPMKAAGTVGYIDPEYYGLNVITAKSDVYGFGVVLLELLTGKRAIFKNGEDGDTPMSVVDFAVPAILSEELAKILDPRVGPPDANEAEAVELMAKIAMLCVNLEGKDRPTISDIVTNLERALLLCEGSHHHDSNSSGIISIVSD is encoded by the coding sequence ATGATGACACCACTTTCCTCCTCCGAAATCCTTCGTCTCTCCGCCGCGGTGATATTCACGCTCTCTCTACTGATTCCCACTTCCCATGCTCTCGGCTCCGGCGCTACCCTTGCCGTCACCGACGCCTCCGACACCGTCTGCGGCGTCGTCGCCGGGGAATCCACCCAACGCATTGAGTGCTCCCGCCTCGGTAGTCAGCTTGTCCCCGCCGTTCCCCCTAACATCTCATTCTCCACCGTCTCCGGCGGCGCCACCTTCTTCTGCGGCCTCAGGTCCGGCAACCGCACCTTGCTCTGTTGgaacaccatcaccaccaccaacgGAACCTTCACACCAAAGAGACTCTACAACAACGACACTGTTCTATTGGAGAATCTCGCCGTCGGAGAAACCCACGTTTGCGCCACCGTGGTCGGCGCCGGAACCGTTACGTGCTGGAGAACCAGCAAAACGTTCAAGTCCCCATCTAGGTCTCTTCAATTCTCTTCAATCTCATCTGGGTCAGGATTCTCTTGCGGGATTCTGAAGAACAGTTCTCAAGTTCGATGTTGGGGTGAAACGGTAATTTCAAGAGTGATTGAAAATGGGTTTAAGAACATGTCTATGTGGAGCATTGTCGCTGGTGGTTCACACGTTTGTGGGTTGAATTCAACTGGATTTCTGGTTTGTATAGGGAACAACGACAATTTTGGGCAACTTGATGTTCCAAAAAATGAAGCTTGGGAATTTGGTGAATTAGCACTTGGTGCTAGCCATGGATGTGCTTTGAGAAAGTTGAATGGAACTGGAAGCGTTGTTTGTTGGGGTGGTGATGGTAATTTCACATCGGAAGTAACAAAAGGTGTTTCCTTCGAGGTAATTGTTTCTGGGTCTAACTTCACTTGTGGATTAGTGACACGTAATCTTAGTGTTCTTTGTTGGGGTCCTGGTTGGCCTAATAATAATGGTTCAAGATTTGAACTTCCATTGCCTAGTGTTCTTCCGGGTCCTTGTGTTCAATCCTCTTGTGATAGTTGTGGTCCATATCCTGATTCTCAATCTCTGTGTTCCGATTCTGATAGCAACATTTGCAAGCCTTGTTGGCCTCCAATTCAAGCTCCAGCAGCGGCAATGGTTCCATCTTCGCTGCCACCGGGGCCTGCTCCTCGGCAGAGGTCGCGGTCGAGGACATTGACTAGGGGTTTATTGGCATTTGCTATTGTTGGATCAGTTGGTGCTGTTGCTGGAATTTGCACAATTGTTTATTGTTTGTGGAATGGTGTTTGTTTTGGGAAGAAGAAAGTGCACAATTCTGTGCAGCCAACAATCACAAGAGGTAGTAGTACTTCAAGTGGTGTTTCCAACAATAGTAGGAACAATAGCAGGCCTCTTTCGAGGACTTCCACAATTATGCGACAAGGTTCGAGGATAATGCGGCGCCAGAGGAGTGGCACCTCATCCACAAAACACCCTGATAGGGCTGAGGAATTCGCCTTGGCCGAGCTAATAGCTGCAACGGACAATTTCTCGCCTGAGAACAAGATTGGGGCTGGAAGCTTTGGAGTTGTGTACAGGGGAAAGCTTGTGGACGGCCGTGAGGTGGCGATCAAGAGGGGCGAGATTGGCTCTAAATTGAAGAAGTTTCAAGAGAAAGAAAGCGCGTTTCAGTCCGAATTGTCCTTTTTGTCGCGGCTACACCACAAGCACTTGGTTAGGCTAGTTGGTTTCTGTGAGGAGAAAGAGGAGAGGCTCTTGGTTTATGATTACATGAAGAATGGTGCATTGTATGATCATTTGCACGCCAAGAACAATGTGGAGAAGAGTAGCAGTGTCTTGAATTCGTGGAAAATGAGGATCAAAATTGCCTTGGACGCCTCCCGGGGGATAGAATATCTCCACAATTATGCGGTTCCATCCATAATCCATAGAGATATCAAGTCTTCCAACATCCTCCTCGATGCGAATTGGACTGCTAGGGTATCTGATTTTGGATTGTCTTTGATGAGTCCAGAGCCAGACCGTGATCATCGGCCGATGAAGGCAGCCGGAACGGTTGGATATATTGATCCTGAGTACTATGGCCTAAATGTGATAACAGCAAAGAGTGATGTCTACGGCTTTGGAGTAGTTCTTTTAGAACTATTAACCGGAAAGCGAGCGATATTCAAGAATGGTGAAGATGGCGACACACCAATGAGTGTGGTGGACTTCGCGGTGCCTGCAATTTTGAGTGAGGAATTGGCGAAGATTTTGGACCCTAGGGTTGGACCACCAGATGCAAATGAAGCTGAGGCAGTGGAATTGATGGCAAAGATTGCAATGCTTTGTGTGAATTTGGAAGGAAAAGATAGACCAACCATTTCTGATATTGTTACCAATTTAGAGCGTGCATTGCTTCTTTGTGAAGGTTCTCATCATCATGATAGCAATTCCAGTGGTATAATCTCCATTGTCTCAGATTGA